In Micrococcus luteus NCTC 2665, a single window of DNA contains:
- a CDS encoding DUF72 domain-containing protein produces the protein MDVRIGTSGWTYKHWRGTFYPQGLRIADQLDHYTERFRTVELNGSHYRWPADSTVEAWRERLPAGFEMAVKASRYLTHYRKLNEPQDWVERIVHTLDLLGDHAGPLLLQLPAHLHRDDDRLAGFLGLLPERVRVAVEVQHESWLDEDVFDLLDRHGAGFVVSVIAGREPVLRATGRLAYVRFPNADPAGAPPAYVSFYNDNHGHAALNAPTLRRMAEAEA, from the coding sequence ATGGATGTGCGGATCGGGACCTCCGGCTGGACCTACAAGCACTGGCGCGGGACCTTCTACCCGCAGGGGCTGCGGATCGCCGATCAGCTCGACCACTACACGGAGCGATTCCGGACGGTCGAGCTCAACGGTTCCCACTACCGCTGGCCGGCGGACAGCACCGTCGAGGCCTGGCGCGAGCGCCTGCCCGCCGGCTTCGAGATGGCCGTCAAGGCCTCCCGCTACCTGACCCACTACCGCAAGCTGAACGAGCCGCAGGACTGGGTGGAGCGCATCGTGCACACGCTGGACCTGCTCGGTGACCACGCCGGGCCGCTGCTGCTGCAGCTGCCGGCCCACCTGCACCGCGACGACGACCGGCTCGCCGGGTTCCTCGGCCTGCTGCCCGAGCGGGTGCGCGTGGCGGTGGAGGTCCAGCACGAGTCCTGGCTGGACGAGGACGTGTTCGACCTCCTCGACCGGCACGGGGCGGGGTTCGTGGTCTCGGTGATCGCCGGGCGGGAGCCGGTGCTGCGCGCGACCGGGCGTCTCGCCTACGTGCGCTTCCCCAACGCGGACCCGGCGGGAGCACCGCCCGCCTACGTCTCCTTCTACAACGACAACCACGGCCACGCCGCCCTCAACGCGCCGACGCTGCGCCGGATGGCGGAGGCCGAAGCCTGA
- a CDS encoding nucleoside hydrolase, which translates to MTARLLADVDTGIDDACALLHLVGAHRLGAGPELVAVTTTGGNATARDCALNTAAVLDLVGRADVEVAVGAETPLRRPAVTTPETHGDGGLGHARIDRRPEWLSPRPAVEVWLDELRAHPGETTILCTAPLTNLALALRVEPRLPFLARGIVIMGGSFYHPGNTTPTAEWNTWVDPDAAKEVFAAFEGLPEDRLPVVCALETTERIEYTPALLDGLLADAGASPVGWSADRPRVAGPAAATGRPVLDVLADALRFYFEFHHDYDQGYIAHLHDLFAAQVAAGQARIATRATVVDVEADSELLRGTTVHDTRDIWGRRPNARLVTANDPAEVFAAFARAVGAVVAEERTSDGGAPAR; encoded by the coding sequence GTGACCGCCCGCCTCCTCGCCGACGTCGACACCGGCATCGACGATGCCTGCGCCCTGCTCCACCTCGTGGGCGCCCACCGCCTCGGCGCCGGCCCCGAGCTCGTGGCCGTCACCACCACGGGCGGCAACGCGACCGCCCGGGACTGCGCCCTGAACACGGCCGCGGTGCTGGACCTGGTCGGCCGGGCCGACGTCGAGGTGGCCGTCGGTGCCGAGACCCCGCTGCGCCGGCCCGCGGTCACCACCCCGGAGACCCACGGCGACGGCGGTCTCGGCCATGCCCGGATCGATCGGCGCCCTGAGTGGCTCTCGCCCCGGCCCGCCGTGGAGGTGTGGCTGGACGAGCTTCGGGCCCACCCCGGGGAGACGACGATCCTCTGCACCGCGCCGCTGACGAACCTGGCCCTCGCGCTGCGCGTCGAGCCGCGCCTGCCGTTCCTCGCCCGCGGCATCGTGATCATGGGCGGCTCCTTCTATCATCCGGGCAACACCACGCCCACCGCCGAGTGGAACACCTGGGTGGACCCGGACGCCGCGAAGGAGGTGTTCGCGGCCTTCGAGGGCCTGCCCGAGGATCGCCTGCCGGTGGTGTGCGCGCTCGAGACCACGGAGCGGATCGAGTACACGCCGGCCCTGCTGGACGGCCTCCTGGCCGACGCCGGGGCCAGCCCCGTCGGCTGGTCCGCGGACCGACCGCGGGTCGCCGGGCCGGCCGCCGCGACCGGCCGCCCCGTCCTGGACGTGCTCGCCGACGCGCTGCGCTTCTACTTCGAGTTCCACCACGACTACGACCAGGGCTACATCGCCCACCTGCACGACCTCTTCGCCGCCCAGGTGGCCGCGGGCCAGGCCCGCATCGCCACCCGGGCCACCGTCGTCGACGTCGAGGCGGACTCGGAGCTGCTGCGCGGCACCACCGTCCACGACACGCGGGACATCTGGGGCAGGCGCCCCAACGCCCGGCTCGTCACGGCCAACGACCCCGCGGAGGTGTTCGCGGCCTTCGCCCGCGCGGTGGGCGCCGTCGTCGCGGAGGAGCGGACGTCCGACGGCGGCGCCCCGGCCCGGTGA
- a CDS encoding alpha/beta fold hydrolase, whose protein sequence is MTLMQIPTDHGTIGLNVEEAGHGRPVVLIHGWPLTLDSWKDQVAALSPHYRVITYDRRGFGASEKPAGGYDYDTMTADLHGLLTELDLRDVTLVGFSMGGGEVARYMSRFGADRIHSVVFAGAVPPYLLKTDDNPDGPLTEKQAAEMRAGLEKDRESFFDDFTTTFFSTPKLAGLTSSLKVTEEQRQEAIRMALQSDQTAALACMDAFGATDFRRDLPAVTVPALVLHGDADQIVPFKGSGKRTHKAIDGSRVELVKDAPHGFSISHSEEFNRILLEFLAE, encoded by the coding sequence ATGACCCTCATGCAGATCCCCACGGACCACGGCACGATCGGGCTGAACGTGGAGGAGGCCGGCCACGGGCGTCCCGTGGTCCTCATCCACGGCTGGCCGCTGACCCTCGACTCCTGGAAGGACCAGGTCGCAGCCCTGTCCCCGCACTACCGCGTGATCACCTACGACCGGCGGGGCTTCGGCGCCTCGGAGAAGCCCGCCGGCGGCTACGACTACGACACGATGACCGCCGACCTGCACGGCCTGCTCACCGAGCTCGACCTGCGCGACGTGACGCTCGTGGGCTTCTCGATGGGCGGCGGCGAGGTGGCGCGCTACATGTCCCGGTTCGGCGCGGACCGGATCCACTCGGTGGTGTTCGCCGGCGCGGTGCCCCCGTACCTGCTGAAGACCGACGACAACCCGGACGGCCCGCTGACCGAGAAGCAGGCCGCCGAGATGCGCGCGGGTCTCGAGAAGGACCGCGAGTCGTTCTTCGACGACTTCACGACGACGTTCTTCTCCACCCCCAAGCTCGCCGGCCTGACCAGCAGCCTCAAGGTCACCGAGGAGCAGCGCCAGGAGGCCATCCGGATGGCGCTGCAGTCCGACCAGACGGCGGCGCTGGCCTGCATGGACGCGTTCGGGGCCACCGACTTCCGCCGCGACCTGCCGGCGGTGACCGTGCCGGCCCTGGTCCTGCACGGCGACGCCGACCAGATCGTGCCGTTCAAGGGCTCCGGCAAGCGGACGCACAAGGCGATCGACGGCAGCCGCGTCGAACTGGTCAAGGATGCCCCGCACGGCTTCAGCATCAGCCACTCCGAGGAGTTCAACCGGATCCTGTTGGAGTTCCTGGCGGAGTGA
- a CDS encoding phage holin family protein, giving the protein MSHQAPPADASKARAPRTAVPVTPQTRASSLTDLLGALVRLLPLQIKDELALAKRHVAAKGKKAGIGAGVAVVGLFFLALMVVALVVTLIGAFADPTFWFPALMVALAFLVLGLIFAGVGLVMVKGAMPLVPQETVRNLEYDLGYLKEGNAFDPAEYDRLKAERAEAKRVEAAREAERRKVEKEENKKARKNGEAAPHPGRDDATEAEIRRRADLRRRHLGDIRSGLDEKISVKGQLAAFAAQRKGRGVTPETTHATEQTAPFTGAARAGERTAEAEDYVKDNWQPLALLGASSAAFVALAGRLRRR; this is encoded by the coding sequence ATGTCCCACCAGGCTCCCCCCGCCGATGCGTCGAAGGCCCGCGCGCCGCGGACCGCCGTCCCGGTGACCCCGCAGACCCGCGCGAGCTCGCTGACCGACCTGCTCGGCGCCCTCGTGCGCCTGTTGCCCCTGCAGATCAAGGACGAGCTCGCGCTCGCCAAGAGACACGTGGCCGCGAAGGGCAAGAAGGCCGGCATCGGCGCCGGGGTCGCGGTGGTGGGCCTGTTCTTCCTCGCGCTCATGGTGGTCGCCCTCGTGGTGACCCTGATCGGCGCCTTCGCCGACCCGACCTTCTGGTTCCCGGCGCTCATGGTGGCGCTGGCCTTCCTCGTGCTCGGCCTGATCTTCGCCGGCGTCGGCCTCGTGATGGTCAAGGGTGCCATGCCGCTCGTACCGCAGGAGACCGTGCGCAACCTCGAGTACGACCTCGGCTACCTCAAGGAGGGCAACGCCTTCGACCCGGCCGAGTACGACCGCCTCAAGGCGGAGCGCGCCGAGGCCAAGCGCGTCGAGGCCGCCCGCGAGGCCGAGCGGAGGAAGGTGGAGAAGGAGGAGAACAAGAAGGCCCGCAAGAACGGCGAGGCCGCTCCCCACCCGGGCCGTGACGACGCCACCGAGGCGGAGATCCGCCGTCGTGCCGACCTGCGCCGCCGCCACCTGGGCGACATCCGCTCCGGCCTGGACGAGAAGATCAGCGTGAAGGGCCAGCTCGCGGCCTTCGCCGCCCAGCGCAAGGGTCGCGGGGTCACCCCCGAGACCACGCACGCCACCGAGCAGACCGCGCCGTTCACCGGTGCCGCCCGCGCGGGGGAGCGGACCGCCGAGGCCGAGGACTACGTGAAGGACAACTGGCAGCCGCTCGCGCTGCTCGGCGCCTCCTCCGCCGCGTTCGTGGCGCTCGCCGGCCGCCTGCGCCGCCGCTGA
- a CDS encoding aldo/keto reductase — protein sequence MTSVSTVPFHDGQQIPQLGLGVWQVEDDVAADVVEQAIRAGYRHIDTAAIYGNEEGVGRGIAASGVAREELFLTTKVWNSDQGYEEALAALDVSLDKLGTDYVDLYLIHWAKPAQGKYVDTWKALIEAQKQGKVRSIGVSNFPAAQLEEIIEATGVVPVIHQVETHPYWQQRELREVEGRHGIVHESWSPLGQGGDLLADPVVTEIAEARGATPAQVVIAWHLAHGFVVIPKSVTPERIVSNLEAAGVELTADDVARIDALDREDGRLGPDPAVIDF from the coding sequence ATGACCAGCGTGTCCACCGTTCCCTTCCACGACGGCCAGCAGATCCCGCAGCTCGGACTCGGCGTGTGGCAGGTCGAGGACGACGTCGCCGCCGACGTCGTCGAGCAGGCGATCCGCGCCGGCTACCGCCACATCGACACCGCCGCGATCTACGGGAATGAGGAGGGCGTGGGCCGCGGCATCGCCGCGTCCGGCGTCGCCCGCGAGGAGCTGTTCCTCACCACCAAGGTGTGGAACTCGGACCAGGGCTACGAGGAGGCGCTCGCCGCCCTCGACGTCTCGCTCGACAAGCTCGGCACCGACTACGTCGACCTCTACCTCATCCACTGGGCCAAGCCGGCGCAGGGGAAGTACGTGGACACCTGGAAGGCCCTGATCGAGGCGCAGAAGCAGGGCAAGGTGCGCTCGATCGGCGTCTCCAACTTCCCGGCCGCCCAGCTCGAGGAGATCATCGAGGCCACCGGCGTGGTGCCCGTGATCCACCAGGTCGAGACCCACCCGTACTGGCAGCAGCGCGAGCTGCGCGAGGTCGAGGGCCGACACGGCATCGTCCACGAGTCCTGGTCCCCGCTCGGTCAGGGCGGCGACCTCCTCGCCGACCCCGTGGTCACGGAGATCGCCGAGGCCCGCGGTGCGACGCCGGCCCAGGTGGTCATCGCGTGGCACCTCGCCCACGGCTTCGTGGTCATCCCCAAGTCCGTGACGCCCGAGCGCATCGTCTCGAACCTCGAGGCCGCGGGGGTGGAGCTGACCGCCGACGACGTCGCCCGGATCGACGCCCTCGACCGCGAGGACGGCCGCCTCGGCCCCGACCCGGCGGTCATCGACTTCTGA
- a CDS encoding SDR family oxidoreductase, translating to MSTSESTPTTAVEDSQLAHDDPRTRHPKLRVAKQRQPEPGLDVKTDPVPDIGLDSYRGAGRLTGRKALITGGDSGIGAAVAIAYAREGADVAIAYLPQEQPDADRVLAAIEAAGRTAVALPGDLMDADYRAALVDEAAKRLGGLDILVNNAGKQFISDDLTDLTDEQVHETFQINIMSMFTLSRAALKHMGPGSTIVNTTSVQAYNPNPRLLDYAATKGAINNFTKGLAEQLGPKGIRVNAVAPGPIWTVQHVSYGEPEEKLPEFGHSTPIGRAGQPVEMAPAYVFLASGESSYVNGETLNANGGTPTP from the coding sequence ATGAGCACTTCCGAGTCGACCCCCACCACCGCCGTCGAGGACTCCCAGCTGGCCCACGACGACCCGCGCACCCGCCACCCGAAGCTCCGCGTCGCCAAGCAGCGCCAGCCCGAGCCGGGCCTGGACGTGAAGACGGATCCCGTCCCGGACATCGGTCTGGACTCGTACCGGGGGGCGGGCCGGCTGACCGGCCGCAAGGCCCTGATCACCGGCGGCGACTCCGGCATCGGTGCCGCGGTCGCCATCGCCTACGCCCGTGAGGGCGCGGACGTCGCCATCGCCTACCTGCCTCAGGAGCAGCCCGACGCCGACCGCGTCCTGGCGGCGATCGAGGCGGCCGGGCGCACCGCCGTCGCGCTGCCGGGGGACCTGATGGACGCGGACTACCGTGCCGCCCTCGTGGACGAGGCGGCGAAGCGCCTCGGCGGCCTGGACATCCTCGTGAACAACGCGGGCAAGCAGTTCATCTCCGATGACCTGACCGATCTCACCGACGAGCAGGTCCACGAGACGTTCCAGATCAACATCATGTCCATGTTCACGCTCAGCCGCGCCGCGCTGAAGCACATGGGCCCGGGCAGCACGATCGTGAACACCACCTCGGTGCAGGCCTACAACCCCAACCCGAGGCTCCTCGACTACGCCGCCACCAAGGGCGCCATCAACAACTTCACCAAGGGCCTGGCCGAGCAGCTCGGCCCGAAGGGCATCCGCGTCAACGCGGTGGCGCCCGGGCCCATCTGGACGGTGCAGCACGTGTCCTACGGTGAGCCCGAGGAGAAGCTGCCCGAGTTCGGCCACAGCACCCCCATCGGCCGCGCCGGCCAGCCCGTGGAGATGGCGCCCGCCTATGTGTTCCTGGCCTCGGGCGAGTCCAGCTACGTCAACGGCGAGACCCTGAACGCCAACGGCGGCACGCCCACCCCGTGA